The Mastacembelus armatus chromosome 4, fMasArm1.2, whole genome shotgun sequence genome segment TGTCTCGTCAATCTACCCTGGTTCACCTGGTCAACATCAGATTGTTTCAGCAGATTTGCATCCACTAGATCTATGACAGACACCTCACCCCGGAGCCCCCGGACAGTTAATGGCATTTTAGGTTCAGGGAGAAGCAGAAGACCTGTGCTTggttcagttttacattttctcttcaAAGATATATAGGTAGTTGGTTGTTGGGTGTCTGGGTCCACATAGCACTCAGGGCAACGATTCAGGGCCTGGTATAGGTCCTCATCTATGAGATTACGCTGTTTAGCGATGTCTTTGGGTAGGAATACACTGAGGATGGGGTCCAGAATACCACCTAGAGACTCTTGAGCCTGAAGGAAACGTAGAGCCGTGTTTTTGTCAATTAATCCCTTGTTCATGGCCTGGCCAACTGATAAAAGGTTTCcagtatttctgtctttgtaacCTACTGCAGCAGCCTCAGCTGCAAACAACTTTGATTCATCCTCCTTATTCACTACTCCTTTGGCACAAGCTTCTTCAACTGTCAGTTTCTGATTAGTTCTGGGGTCAATGATGTGGCCTGTGGCTGCCTGAGCAACCAGTAGCATGTCTGTGCTGTCAGGAGACATAATTTTCTGATTCTTTGCATCTGTAAAGGACAGTTTTTCTAGAGGCCCAGCTGCCACACCAGCAATTGATCCTGTCCCCTTTAGAAAGACCTTCTTATCCACCGACACATCTGGGACAGTTTTCTCCCCCCTTATTAGTTGGTTAAATGTTGGTTTGTCCAACACCCCACAGTCAAGCAACTGCTGTGCTGTTACTGTCTTGCGAACACCATCAAAGATCAGTTTGGAAGGGTCTTGCCTCTCAGTGATTGGCAAAAGAAGCAGACCTGTGTGTGGTTCGAGCTTACACCTTCTCTTCAAAGCCTCATAGCTTGTATCATTTTCCGTATCTGGGTCAAGGTAACAAGTAGGGTTCTGGTTTAGAACATAACAGAAGTTTTCATCCAAAATGTTGTGCTTGATAGCTACGTCTTTAGGTAGGAACACACTCAGATTGGGATCTAGAATTCCTCCCACAGACTCCTGGGCTTGCAGCAAGCGTACCCCAATCCTCTTGTCAATCAGACCCTTCTGCATGGCCTCAAATACTGAGAGAGGCTTGGATGCACTAGGATGCTTGTatcccacagcagcagcctctgcTGCCAATAATCTGTCTCGATCCTTAATATCCACCACCCCCCTGGCACAAGCCTCTTCTACAGTGAGTTTCTGATTGTTTCTGGGGTCAATGATGTGACCTGTGGCAGCCTGGGCTTCCAGAAGCAAATTGGCACTATCATCAGGCAGGAGCATTTGTTTCTTGGCTTCAGACAATGACATTTTGCCTTGGCTCCCCACTACTACCCCAGCAATGGGACCAGTACCTTTAAGGTTGACTTTTTTGTCGACAGACACTTCAGGGACAGTCTTTTGTCCATTCACAAGCTGGCTAAAAGTTGGTTTGTCCAATACACCACAGTCAAGCAACTGGTTTGCTGTGACTGGCTTGCGGACTCCATCAAAAATCAGAGTGGAGGCATCCAAGGTTGAGGACTCTCTAGTTCTCCTCAGCTCAGTCTCTGTGATTATTCTGGTAGTGGTCATCTCATGCATTTCTTTCTGGATGGTTGACAGCCTACTTTTATATGTCTCCTCAAGCTCCCTGAGCTCCCTCATCAGTCTCTCTATCTCACTTTTCAAAgcgttcttttctctctccagatATTCTTTGTCTGTGTCATACTGCCTGATCAGACTCTGCTTACTATCATACTGATCCTTCCAGTAACTTAAATCCCTTTTCACTCTGTCATTCTCCTCCTGTAGACGTTGCTTATTGCGAAGTTCAGAGTCTAGGGACAGCTTAATGCGACCGAGTTCGTCCTCTAACATTTTGAGGCGATCTTTGCCGTTTTCTGACAACTGCAATTTCAGCAACAGAGCATCTCTTTCCTTTACAATATCACTGTACTCAGACTGAATGGACTGCATCATGGCTGTTGTCTGCAAAAAGAAGACAAAGTCAAAATGTTAGTCAAGTCAAAAAACATTGATAGATTTACAGTATCAAGAACCATCTTTTTTTGCATCTTACATCACAATATACAATCATAAAATCTGTGAGAGCAAGAAGTATCAAGAAGGACAGCACACATACTTGCACTGTTCATTTTTTATAGCAACATGTGACTAATAACGAGAGCCACTCACGTCAGCCTTTTGGATCtgcatttgtattcatttaGGAACAGACTAAACCATAAGATGATAAATGTATAACAACTGTAAATCAAAAGTTATTCTTTAGTTATGATAAGTCAGTGATGATCAGTTTAAACCCATAAACAGcaagtctgtgtgttttctgcttggTAACCTTAAGTTAGACATGTACTACGCTAACTGCTAATTCCcttcataaaacatgaaaacaaggCACTGTGCTAATAAGACTGGAAGGTAAAATAAATAGGTGAAggcatttttaaagaaaaaagtaaagtaatcaACATGCAAGCTTTTCCACATACAGATGCATGTGTTTAAATCAGTTTTACCAAGCAGGAGGCAACTACAGAGCATCTACAGCTTTTCCAGCATGCAAGCAAAATTTGCCTACAGACAGTAATAGCTACTTGATTGTTCCAAATTAGAGCTCTGATTTGGAAATCTGAGAGGAGTCCAGGACTAAATGCCAAACTTCCATGTACCTCGGAGGCCTGCTTTTGTATTTTCTCAGTCTCCAGCTtgagtttctctctctctgacgAGAGCTCTGAGACCAGGTTGCGGTAGTCTACATTGCTGCGCTCGCTGGCTTTCAGTTGCAGCTCCAGGGCAGTAATCTGGGAGGACAGCTCATCATTACTTCCCTGTTTAGATCTCACAAGCTCCTCGTTCTCATGTCGGGCTGTTCTCACTTCTTCCTCCAGCTTCAGTCTCTCTTTGCTCAGGGTTTCTGTCATCTCTTTCTGCCTGAGAAGCTCAGCAGAGTTCTCATTAAGGGCTTTGGTCTTCTCCTCTAAAGTTCTATAAAGACCCTCATTCCTGAGATTTGCCTCTTTGACTCGGGCATGTTCCTGGAGTAGTTGTTGCTGCAGGGCCTTCAGCTCTGCACTCAGCTGTGTTATACGTTCTGCAGatgctttgttttgtctcaggcttttctccagctcctcctgcaaCCTCAGAcgctcttcttctcctctcttttctgaAGTGCTGGCTTGTTCGTGGCTCTGGCGTAACGTAGTGATGGTGCTGGTGTACTCTGACAGGGTCGTGGTGCTCTTTTCCAGCTCTGTTTCTACCTGCCTTCTTCTGGCTATTTCTTCTTGGCAACCCTTCCTCAGATCCTCCACCTGGCTCTCCAGGCCATCTCTCACAGTCTGAAGGTCTTTGATGCGCCCCTGTAAGCTGCTCATGTTTTGTTCTAATCTGCTTCGCTCTCTGCTCTCCCTCTCCAGCTCTAACCGTAACTTCTTAAGCTCCTCCTCGTACTCCCCCAGCTGGGTCGCAGCTACTGATGAATTAGTTAGCTTCACCTGCAGCTGGGCCATAGACTGCTCAAGCACACCCTGCCCTTCCTCTATGATTTTTCTCCTGCGGGTCTCCTCCTCTAGACTGTGATTGACATAGGCCAGCTTCTCAGCCTTCTCCTGCAGGGTCCTCATGGCTTCAGCCAGCTCTTCTTTATGCTGGCTGCTTTCctgctctctctgcctcatCAGCTCATCCATACGGTTTTCCAGCTCTCTCCTCCTGCGCCCTTCCTCCGTGATGACAACACGCTGACTGTGAGCTTCCTCCTCCGCCTTCTTTCTTTGCTCCTCAGTCTGACTGATAGACATCCTGAGCCTCCTGCATTCCTCCTCCAGATTCCTTCTGTCTGCCTCCATCCTGTCGTACTGCAGCTTCAGCTCAGTGGTGTCCTCGTCCCTCTGGGCCGCCAGTCTCTGCATGTCTGTGCGACTGACGTGGATCTGGGATTCATAGCTCAGCTTTATGTTATTGATCTCCACATCGCATTGGCTCCTTACCTTTGATAGCTCCTTCTGCAGCTCCTTTGCTTTCGCTGCTTCATCAGCCAGCTGCCGCCGCAGCTGTTCGAGCTCTTGATCCTTAGTGGCCACACTCTTCTCCACCTCTAACTTGGACCAACTGACCGTCTCCAGCTCCTTCTGCCTCTTCCTCAGCACCAACTCATATTCCTCCTGCTGGTGAGTGTAGCGCTCCTCTGCgagcctcctcttcctcttttcttcctcaAGCAAATAGTTGAGTCGTCCCACCTGATCGTTAAGGTCTGACAGCTGGCTCTGAGTGGTGTTCAGGCTGTCCTTGGTGGCACTGCACTGCATTGCAGTATTGCGTTTCACCTCCTCTATGGACAGCAGCTGCTCCTGGGACTGGGACAGCTGTAGCTGGTAGCGGGCCAGAGCATCTTCCAGCGATTTGTTCTTGGAACTGTGGTCTTGGACATTCTCCCTCAGCAAGCGAAGCTCTTCTTCTAACAGGTCAATCCTGGTGTTACGAATCTGAAAAGCAGTCAAAGCAAAGGTGAACGCAGGGGCAATAACACACTCTCGAGCTAGGAGAAAACTGCAGAGCTGAGTGCAGTTTCTGTGGGTTTGTTGCTATAAATAACATGTAATATTATGAGCATGAAATCAGGTTTTTaatattgttcatttttttcaaaagagGCTGGattaatttaacaattataGACTGGGACTATTAATTGGTGGATTTTTTCCCACAGGCCATGGGCAAGATCACATCAAAAgttaaaggaaaaatgaaaaaaacaaaatgtttatttaaaaaaaatataggaAGAGCAAAAATAGTCAAAGAACTACAAAATCCAGAAGCAGTACCTTGAGCTCCTCCATGCTTTTGAGCAACTCTCCCAGGAATTTATAGTAGTCACCAGACAGGGTAAACAATTCCATGTAACGGGTCTGTAGTTGTGTAGCCTGGGACAAAAACTCGAGGATTAATTCACAGATAATTTCAGttcacaaatacatgcaaattGTGTTCACCTCAATCCCACTGATCTAAAACAggacatatttttttctattactgGTGCTTCATAACCTCCCAGACGTTTGGGTTCTACTGGAGTTACCTCCTGATTAAGATCCATTGTCGGGGACTTCAGCATCGTCCTCTTGATGGGGATGTTGAGCAAAGTCTCTAAGCCAGAGGTATAAGAGGCCAGGTCTGTTTCATAATCCTGTAAAGAAACATACAGAAGTCATGAATGCAGGAAAATAAAACGAAATGCTTCAGATCCGGATGTGACTCTCTTACCTTGACCGATCTGACACAGCTGTCATTGTCCTTCAGCACACTGTCCACTGTCTCCCTCTTTGCTTTGATTTCTGTGTTCAGTGCCTTAAAGCAACAACAATATAAGATGTGatacctgaaaacacacatggcTATAGATCCTTGACACAGTAATCAAGTAAATGAAGAGCAATGAGGGGTTCAGAAAGAGACCTTCTGTTTGTTAATGTGGTCATTCAGTGCTTGGACGGTCTCTATCTTGGTGTTCTGCAGGGAGTCTTGTTTCTTCCGTGTAGCATCAATCCAGTCAGTAAGGGAAGTGCTGGTTTGAGTGTAGTGCTGCAGCTGAGGCAGATACAGCTGAAGATCCTGGAGCCTGAGCAATAAAACAGAAGGAGGAAGAATTAAAAAGATAGCACCACACCTTCAGTGTCTTTTTCTGTAGacatgctgaaaacaaaactaactATTAATGTAAATTACTGAGAGTGAGACTAAGAGTGACTTCCCTTTTGCACAATTCTCTAATTTGATTTTTTGGTTtgaggaataagtgggtatagataatggatagttttttggtttctttgttgatttatttgcttatttCAGTGTGGAGACCAGACCAGATACCTGAGATCAACAACCAGCAGCAAGAGAAAACTTTAAAATCTTCAGTTTCCTTGacagaaattatttattatataacaAATCATAAATCATTCAGAAACACAGATTTAGGTCTTGGGTTAGTTGTGTATAAGAGCGACAGATAGCCATACACACCTGGTGTCAATCTGTCCTTGGATTCGTTTCCAACGGTCTGACAGCAGTCCCACCTGCTCAGTGTATTTAGACAGCATCATGTCACACCTGTAGTAGGGCCCACCCACTTGGCTGTTCCAGTGGCTCACATTAGCCAGCTGTGTCTCCATAGAGGCCAAAACATTCTTCTTCAGTTCCAACTCTGCTTTAATACTCTATGTATCAACAACACACAGGAAAGACCAGTCACATCCCTcgtaaaataaagagaaatccCTCAGTAAGAACAGTTATACGacacagtcaaaaacaaaagaacatcACTGGCATTTTGCTCTCTCAGCAGCTTTTCTAATCCAACCCGATGGGTGACCACTGAGCCATGCACTATACTGGTATTCTGTCTCAGCTGCAGCTTGCCAGGAATAAAGCTGAGCAGTGAATCAGAATTGGCTAGAATGGTTTTCACAAGAAATTCTTTCTCTATAGTtgtaaaagatatttaaaattaaaaaaaatatattttccaacTAAAGATAGATGCCATTTTtttgaattattaaaaaaaataaaataaaataccttcAGGGTTGATACATAATCCTGCACTTCACTGGTCGACAGAGAGGtggtttctttctctgtcagtcTCGCTTCATGAACTTTCACTATGTCCTCAACTTGTGCAATGCTCTGCAGCATGTCCCTCAAAGCCTGGAGCCTGATAAACATGAAGAGATGAAGCAGAAATACGTAGTCAATGTCATTCCAGAAGAAAAAGACCAATAcgtatttattttctaaatgatATTGGCAAGCTATATGTAAGAATATCCTCCTGTTCAtttctgaatttaaatgtgTGAGAAAGTAAATGGAGATTAGACATGACACATTTGTCACTCTACAACATTTTCTGAAGGATGATAGTATAGTCGACCCATAGTCTAGCGGAAAAGACAACTTTGACCTCCTGCAGATCTGTATCTAAGCTTTAATTTGAGTTTATAATCACTGGCCAGATCCTAACACTGCGCCCTCCAGCCACAGCAATAAGGTTTTAGACTTATCAAACTTTATTAAAAGCGTCACTGTGCTGCATTCTTTGTGGGCCCATAAAAGCTTTTGATAGTGTTGGTCATATTTTGTTAGACAAGTCACATTTAATAGATTTGATGAGTTTGTTTACGGATGCTTTTACGGATATATTTGTAAATCTCAGGGTCTCTGACAGTCGTTTTAAGTCCAGCCTCTAAAATATTGTTAAAGGTGTCCCACAAGGATCGATACTAGATCAACTGCCATGTAAGACATACACAATATTTCTTTCCAAATTGTCACTGCTATATAAACTTCTGAGACAATTTGTCTTTAAGTTAAGTTAAAGATACTATGACATTATATTATTGGCATCCTTCAAAAGTTTCTTATTATAACACTGACCAGGAAACAATGGGTTATACATACTTTGCTACTGGAATTTTGTTAATTGAAAACATCTTGTGGACATTTTAATttagtgtgtgttagtgtgtttagAGTGTGTTTATTGGCTTTTCTGCCTGAATCAACTTAGTTGTGATATTGTGTGATTTTCTCAGTGAGACTTCCTGAATGAACACAACAAGAGTTTGAGTTTTGTCTGCGCTCTGTACCGCTGTAGGTAAGCTGATGAGATAGACTCCAGACTGCCCAGTCTTTTGTTAATGACTTCGATCTCACTGCGGAGAAACTCGGCTTTATCTGGGTCATTTATACCCTCCAGTTCCTTCAAAATACGCTCCCTCAGACGTAAGTACTCCTCACGCATGGAGTTAATGTCACGTTGCGCCGTCTGccaaaaagacacagaaatacactataagatttgtttttaacaccATATAATTGTCTGTACTTCTAGTCTTTCTGAGCTTGTGTGTCTACCTCTAACTGAGTGATCATGAGGCCACAGTCTTTCACCCCATCATCGCCAAAGCAGATATGAACATGCTGACTCAGCAAGCTCTCAAAGCCTTCCAGCCTGAGTCTGAGCGCATGCAGCTCTGATAAGCTGCGGGAGGAAGAATAGGATGAGGGGATGGAGGAAGAAGTGGAGGACGACCCCTGtttcttcctctcatctctgACCCCTTTCACTGTCTCCTTCCTGATCGTCTGCTCTTTGGTCACCACCTCTTTCTTGGCTTctattttcctctctgctgctttctgcatctctgctctttgtctttcttcttccaTTCTCCTGACCTGTTCTTCAAGCCTCCTGGCCTCTGCTTCTGCAGCAGCTTGCTGTtgatgctgttgctgctgtattataatcagatgctgctgctgctcggcCGCTTGCTGTGCTTCTATTTGTTCCTGTTGCACGACTGAGGGTAGACGTAAAATATGGTTTTAGAATTGGCAGAGAAAGTCATGTGGTCACACAGTGGGTGAAAAAGATATGTGAGATTCAATAACAGGAATGTTGTGGAGTGTTGATTGGCTAATCATTgtgttgacaaaaacaaaagcagctgtgCAACAGCTGAATCAAAAAGAGCTTGGTTTCAGAATGTTACCAGCATTTTCTGATGTTGGAAGGTGTGGAGGAAGGTGGGACTCTGACCTTGTTAAACTGAGAACATACTTGGCCTAATGCATACATGCAGCAAATGGCAGCACCATCAGTGTCACTGGTCACTTAcatgtgtacagtgtgtatgtgtgggggaGTTATAAGGTTAGACACTAAGGTGTAATCATCCCTCACTAGAAATGGAAGGTCCCCAGGTTTCCATATCTGCTGCTGAAACTTTAGAATAGCAAATATGTTGCTGTGGAGCGACACTGTCACTGGATACATGTGGGGAGTTACTCAAAAGTTTCTGCCATTGTTCTAGTGATGAGTCTCAAAATATAGAGACTAcacttcctcttcatcacttcaGAAACCCTGTGctgcttttttaatttctgaCTATGTTACATCTGCAAACTAGTTAAAAGCAAGTTCTGTTTGTCACTGGCTTTAGAGAATACAACAAGTACTTCCCATCGATATTGATTTGGAGTTCTACTGCAGtataaaacacaatatgtaCTGCaccaaaactatttttaaaaaaaatgattatttttgtcATCAGTTTTACCAGTTACTGAAGTTTTAGGTTTTTCTTTGGTAAATTATTCCACATACAGGCCAACAagtaagaaacaaaagcaaagacattCCCATTGCTGAGAACACACTATGATATGCTGTATTATTACAGTGTTGTATATACAgcgttttttttaaatactgactGTAAGTGGGCAGCTGCACCACCAGCTGTTCATAGTGGGTCTGGGCTCCTGAGACCTGGGTCTCCATGCGCCTCTTGTCCTCATCATCAAACATCTGGGAGTTGTGGCAGCTCAGTTTGAACTCCTCAAAGTGATTCTCCAGGTTCTTGAAAATTTGGCGGTAGTCCTCAGGACGCATCTTGGccaactgaaaacacacacacacacacacagacttaggTCTACACCACAGAAACTATGAAGATGCACATTGTACCCGAAACCAAAAGGTAATTATGATTAAGTAAAAAAACTCCAATAACAAGAATGGATCTGTTTGGACAATTTCCACTTTTTGGATATTTTGAATTCTGCATCTTGGCAACAGCAGGGTGCAGAACATACTGGTTTGTAAACATATTGGTCGGATTACGCTGACATACTCATAGTAGTTTTAGTTTCCCACAGAGCGCTGGAGTGCTGTTATTTCAGATTTAATTAGAGGATAAATCCCCTGAGATGCAGCATCTTTTCAAAGGGTTTTCCTGAAGGTTGTCTTGATTTCTCCTGAATGTTGTAGCTGATTTCAGTATCGTTCTGAACCCAGTGGCACAGATGAGATCCCGTGCTGATTGAGGCTTGTTGGGACCTTCCTGTGTGTAATTATCTCTACGAGCAGACACACTCATCTCTGGATGAAAAGCTGAACAAAGTTGATAACCTGAAACACACCTGAGTCATGTCTCTGCTGTGGTTTACCTACAGTAGATCCAATTTGCTGGTCTCATTGGAGaagatttacatttcacatgcagTGTGCACCTTCTCCATGGGCGACTAAATGAATACATTCATGGAAGACAAGCGAGACTGATTTCAGAGTTTCTTCGTCACTTACCATGGTCATGGTGAGGGAGTTGATGTGTTTGATATCCAGGAGACAGTACTGCCAGGCAATGAGACTCTTAACGTTGATGTACAGCTGATTCCAGATCGCCAGGATGGCCTCGTAGTACTGTTCATTCCTTtaaacagcacagaggagaaTATCATCTCTTCACTCATAATAACAGGGTTTCCCCAGTTTCCCTTCAGACAACGTTCATCCATCCCTGACCTGGAGTTATGTGACGTGTCAGaaccagaaacaaacatttttttggtCTTACTTTTTGGCCAGGCTGACGCTGAGTGGATTAGGAGGAGGCACGATCAGACACACAGAGGGCACCAACATATCCAGTCCCCCGGGGCCAGTCACATCCCACTTACTGCGCTGACTGTTGTCCTTCAGGATGGCCTCATTGTCCTTACAGATCACCTTCTGTAAAGCCCCATTGAAAAAGTACTTTagtcataaacacacaaacacaaatttgtcTTCGGTTCATTACGATTTTAAAGGATCGAGATCTTAAAGACTTGAGGGAATTGTGCTACAGATGGATCcctacatatactgtatgaatatAAATCACTCTGAATGGGCACATGCTGTCACCGTTCAGGTCATagatatacagtgtgtgtgtgtgtgtgtgtgtgtgtgtgtgtgtgtgtgtgtgtgtgtgtgtgtgtgagagagactgtGACATGAGCTTCGGGCATCAGACCTGGTCTTGTTTGAAATCACACAGAGCTTTGACGATGACCGggctgctgctcttctcctcaGGGTTTCTGGGTTTCAGCCTGACAATGCTCTTTGACTTGTTGACCAGATGTTGAACCTGCCTTTTGTTTTCCATaatcttctccctctctctctggagATACATAAAAAAAAGAGCTGGTTTGCAGActgataataaaacagaaaaaaacctccaaagTCCAATAAAGAGCCGATGAacacaaatgcaataaaactaaaatacaaaaagacaaaagaacatTCTCTCTCTGCAGAGCTGTCCTGCAGAATGAGCCCCTAAGATTCCTGCTTGTCACTTTATCGCGTTGCCTGAGATGTGACATTTTACAGCCACAGCAAAAAGCcccaaaaaaacacaatgaatctaaaaaaataatttgaaatcaCCCAAGATCAGAAATCATCCGCAGTGACGCTGACGTACCTCCAGTCCcctcagcagctccagcaggtTCTCCAGAGACGTGTTCTTGTCACAGGTGAACTTTTTCCGGATCGTCTCATGTTCCTTCTGCAGGGTGCTGTATGTCTCATTAGCCTCTTTAAAGAActatcacaaaacacaaagcaggatGAGTAATGATGATCACCAGAGATGAGACATGACAGAGCCTGATTAATCACAGGTTCCTTTTGCTAATGTGAGGAGGAAAGCAGCATCTGTCagagtgtttttcatttcaacactgGGGGCatagtgttttttaaaacatgacacCCTCTGGCTTTAATTAGAGCAGATTTTCATGTTGGGAACAACGTTTTCATTATTGAGGAAGAAGAAATTTCAGTGCGTGCAGGTCTGCTGTTCAAACACCTGGCTATGGATCTGTCTTATCCAACGAGCTCTATACAACACTGAATTACTGTCAAAATGGATCTGGAAAACCTGGTAGCAATCAGGTGTCAATTTGCACATCTGGCAAACACATTCATTAATtaggatttgtgtttttgctgcatgGGGAATATTCAGTGTGTTAGTCACCTGAGGGGgatattcagcttttttgttGCTAAATGCTTCACAGTGCAATCAGCTGAAACTTGTTACAAGTTCAGTAAAGCTGAGTGTCCTTTCACCAGCAGCAACAACCTTTAAACTACATGCAATCATCTCATCAGCTGTTAACGTAAAAATCCTTATCTGAGCAGTTTTCTTCGTGTTACCTGGCTGTACGCTGCGTTTTCCTTCAGATGAATATCAATGCATTTCGTAATCTGCAGCAGCCAGCTCCACTGCGTCTGCAGGGTGTCTTGGTAAGCCTAGAAAACGCACAGAAGCTTAGAATACCGAAAATCCATAAAAGAGCAGGGCTCCTGCTTGGACGCATATAAATGCATGTGAGCGTTGTGTATTGTTTTGGTAAGTGCACTGGTCCACACCTCGATCTTGTCTGAGGCTGGGTGGTTGTTCTTCAGCAACACATCCACTTTGGCTTTCAGTTTATTCAGGTCCTTCTCTTTGTCCTCCAGGGCACTCATTAGTTTCTGTTATATAAGAAGAGGTTTAATCACCGGggacacacacaagcatcaGGATGCAGCTGGAGGAATGCTCTAAGTGGGTGACTGACTACAGCTGCCAAAATCTAATCTACCACAGATAATTGCTCCCATATGAAATGCTGATAAActacacaaacagacactgccAAGAATGTTAATTGACCAGAATGAGAAAACAGATTTCTGTAGCAACAACCCTAATTCTCCACCAATTCCcagtgttacagtgtgtgtctcaCTGACCGAGTAGCTCTCCTGCTTCTTGGGGATGTACTGGTCAATGTTCTTGTCGCCCCAGTCAAACAccagttcctcctcctccctgtcgTTCACCCACATGATCGCTGTG includes the following:
- the dspb gene encoding desmoplakin-B isoform X1; this translates as MSMYGSQPALNMSRKSGSKGDLTGWGTYHFERSDGQHGGGNGYDPYMEGYKTISYSKSYSGGGTAGGMGGGMASGMGGGMMSGMGGGMASGMGGGMASGMGGGMASGMGGGMASGMGGGMASGMGGGMGSSLSAVHQKAMALQVQCQEYLKKAEYTLQNGGSPSEVERYMAMAKENMEQLKSCAMELRQMGQSNENVVRTLEVCKDQLKGVHMAYTGTLQRKRSTRGSSGGWEEPGRSFSDAIAWIAQQKRLVETASWGDDPAAIEQQLINHQKFHSSIQRSPEVDRAKDDLAKKGDKANLHVLEQEWDNLQQLSFGRAQQLRDLQQIIQQISTAIMWVNDREEEELVFDWGDKNIDQYIPKKQESYSKLMSALEDKEKDLNKLKAKVDVLLKNNHPASDKIEAYQDTLQTQWSWLLQITKCIDIHLKENAAYSQFFKEANETYSTLQKEHETIRKKFTCDKNTSLENLLELLRGLEREREKIMENKRQVQHLVNKSKSIVRLKPRNPEEKSSSPVIVKALCDFKQDQKVICKDNEAILKDNSQRSKWDVTGPGGLDMLVPSVCLIVPPPNPLSVSLAKKNEQYYEAILAIWNQLYINVKSLIAWQYCLLDIKHINSLTMTMLAKMRPEDYRQIFKNLENHFEEFKLSCHNSQMFDDEDKRRMETQVSGAQTHYEQLVVQLPTYIVQQEQIEAQQAAEQQQHLIIIQQQQHQQQAAAEAEARRLEEQVRRMEEERQRAEMQKAAERKIEAKKEVVTKEQTIRKETVKGVRDERKKQGSSSTSSSIPSSYSSSRSLSELHALRLRLEGFESLLSQHVHICFGDDGVKDCGLMITQLETAQRDINSMREEYLRLRERILKELEGINDPDKAEFLRSEIEVINKRLGSLESISSAYLQRLQALRDMLQSIAQVEDIVKVHEARLTEKETTSLSTSEVQDYVSTLKSIKAELELKKNVLASMETQLANVSHWNSQVGGPYYRCDMMLSKYTEQVGLLSDRWKRIQGQIDTRLQDLQLYLPQLQHYTQTSTSLTDWIDATRKKQDSLQNTKIETVQALNDHINKQKALNTEIKAKRETVDSVLKDNDSCVRSVKDYETDLASYTSGLETLLNIPIKRTMLKSPTMDLNQEATQLQTRYMELFTLSGDYYKFLGELLKSMEELKIRNTRIDLLEEELRLLRENVQDHSSKNKSLEDALARYQLQLSQSQEQLLSIEEVKRNTAMQCSATKDSLNTTQSQLSDLNDQVGRLNYLLEEEKRKRRLAEERYTHQQEEYELVLRKRQKELETVSWSKLEVEKSVATKDQELEQLRRQLADEAAKAKELQKELSKVRSQCDVEINNIKLSYESQIHVSRTDMQRLAAQRDEDTTELKLQYDRMEADRRNLEEECRRLRMSISQTEEQRKKAEEEAHSQRVVITEEGRRRRELENRMDELMRQREQESSQHKEELAEAMRTLQEKAEKLAYVNHSLEEETRRRKIIEEGQGVLEQSMAQLQVKLTNSSVAATQLGEYEEELKKLRLELERESRERSRLEQNMSSLQGRIKDLQTVRDGLESQVEDLRKGCQEEIARRRQVETELEKSTTTLSEYTSTITTLRQSHEQASTSEKRGEEERLRLQEELEKSLRQNKASAERITQLSAELKALQQQLLQEHARVKEANLRNEGLYRTLEEKTKALNENSAELLRQKEMTETLSKERLKLEEEVRTARHENEELVRSKQGSNDELSSQITALELQLKASERSNVDYRNLVSELSSEREKLKLETEKIQKQASETTAMMQSIQSEYSDIVKERDALLLKLQLSENGKDRLKMLEDELGRIKLSLDSELRNKQRLQEENDRVKRDLSYWKDQYDSKQSLIRQYDTDKEYLEREKNALKSEIERLMRELRELEETYKSRLSTIQKEMHEMTTTRIITETELRRTRESSTLDASTLIFDGVRKPVTANQLLDCGVLDKPTFSQLVNGQKTVPEVSVDKKVNLKGTGPIAGVVVGSQGKMSLSEAKKQMLLPDDSANLLLEAQAATGHIIDPRNNQKLTVEEACARGVVDIKDRDRLLAAEAAAVGYKHPSASKPLSVFEAMQKGLIDKRIGVRLLQAQESVGGILDPNLSVFLPKDVAIKHNILDENFCYVLNQNPTCYLDPDTENDTSYEALKRRCKLEPHTGLLLLPITERQDPSKLIFDGVRKTVTAQQLLDCGVLDKPTFNQLIRGEKTVPDVSVDKKVFLKGTGSIAGVAAGPLEKLSFTDAKNQKIMSPDSTDMLLVAQAATGHIIDPRTNQKLTVEEACAKGVVNKEDESKLFAAEAAAVGYKDRNTGNLLSVGQAMNKGLIDKNTALRFLQAQESLGGILDPILSVFLPKDIAKQRNLIDEDLYQALNRCPECYVDPDTQQPTTYISLKRKCKTEPSTGLLLLPEPKMPLTVRGLRGEVSVIDLVDANLLKQSDVDQVNQGRLTRQDIEDRLRSYLRGSTCIAGVYDEANDKVIPIYQAMKDGLLRRGTTLELLEAQAASGFMVDPINNLYLTVSDAYSKNLFGPEFKDSLLAAESAVTGYKTPGTNKIISLFQAMEKGLIEKGHGIRLLQAQIASGGIIDPEHSHRIDVNVAYKRGYFNEAINKILTDEGDETKGFFDPNTDENLTYLQLKKRCITDKKTGLILLPIMNKKKQESTQKNTTRKRRVLIVDPETNREMTVREAYDKKFIDYDTYLELSQQECEWDEITITAPDGSVKFVIIDRKTGRQYDISELLEKKVIDQSVLDKYRSHVITLTEFADIITNKTTHGSFSSSTARPMASSSTSSSSTSRKSETSSASSSVLPRPLSPSLAKMTTTRTTTVTERSSTISSVSQDLPGSLKHISSVSVNLPSQEPVGAIFDTENVEKISITEALNRGLVDAITAQRLLEAQACTGGIINPANGRRLSIQEASRLGIINDEMATKLKPAQKAYLGFEDVKTKKKMSVAQAMKEMWVPYEAGQRFMEFQFVTGGLYDPEMECRRTLEDALKMGWLDERAALKLQDIKSHAKNLTCPKSKLKISYKEALDNSLVEESTGVRMLQASSVSSRGISSPYNVSSAPGSTTGSRSGSRQGSRRSSVDLSSPSSSLTGHYSYSFTSFSSTR